TGGTGCCGCAGGGGTGCGCGGTGCATACGCTCGCGGCCGGGTCGGAGGACGTGACGGCGGCGCTCGAAGGGCTCGCCGAGGTGGTCGGGCCCGGCGTGCGGCGCGTACGGGAGGAGACGGCGCGGCCCGCGCTGCCCAGCGGGGAGCTGACCGCCGAGTCGGCGGCCGAGGTGATCGGGGCGCTGCTGCCGGAGGGTGCCGTCGTCGTCGACGAGGCCAACACGTCGGGGCTGTGGCTGCCGGGCGCGACCGCGGGCGCGCCGCCGCACGACTGGCTGACGCTGACCGGCGGCGCCATGGGGCAGGGGCTGCCGCTCGCGGTGGGTGCGGGGGTGGCCTGTCCCGAGCGGCCCGTGCTCGCCCTGGTCGGGGACGGCGCCTCGATGTACACGGTGCAGGCGCTGTGGACCCAGGCGCGGGAGGGGCTCGACGTCACGACGGTCGTCTTCGACAACGGGTCGTACGCGATCCTCAATCTGGAGCTGGCTGCGGTGGGGGCGGTGGCGGGCGGGGAGCGGGCCCGCAGGCTCCTCGACCTGTCGGGGCCGCCCCTCGACTTCGTCGCGCTGGCGCGCGGGATGGGGGTGCCCGCGGAACGGGCGGCCACGGCCGAGGAGTTCGCGGCGCTGCTGAAGCGGGGCCTCGCGGAACCCGGGCCTTTCCTGATCGCTTGTGTGGTCCCGCCGTTGGCGTGACTCAGGGAGACATCAGGTGTCCCACAGCCCTTCGTGCCGGCGGTGCGCGTCCGTCAGGCCGTCGGCGAAGAACCGGTCGTAGTACTCGGACTCGACGTGGTGGACCTGGAGCCAGACGCCGGGGACGTGGATCGCGTCGGTGTGCGCGGGGAAGCGGCGGTGCGTGCGCAGGATGTACGTGCAGATGTCCCGCGCGCAGTCGACCACCCGGTCCTCGTACTCGCTCGCCTCCGCGAGGTACCGCTGCCCGTACCCCTCCTTGTAGATGCGGGAGAAGACGTCCTTGTCGCCGTACGTGCCGCCGGGGCCGAACTTGGCGCGCATCACCGCGTCGACCGCCGCCGCCATCGTGCGGTGCGCCGGCGGGCACGCCGCCTCGATGAGCGGCTCGCCCCCGGGTGACTTGAGGCCGACGGGGTGGGAGCGCAGGTTGGCGTATTTGGGGAGCGGTACGTGCCAGCGCCACACGTCCGGCAGGCGCCAGCGCGGGGTGACGAAGGTGAAGCCGAGCATGCGGCCGTAGGCGCGGGAGAACTTCGGGTCGCCCAGGACGATCTGCGGGTTGATGGAGGCGTGGATCCATGCGCCGAGGCCCATCCCCTCCGCGGTCAGCATCAGGTTCTGCAGCAGCAGGTCCGCCTCGATCTGGGTGCGCAGCGGGCCGAGCGCGCCGAGCGGCAGCTTGATGTCGGCGTTGAGGAAGCCGTTGCGGACCCACTTCTTCACGCCCGCCGGGCGGTAGAAGTTGCGGTCGTCGACGAGGGTGGGGCGGACGTCGTCCGGCTGGGTGAGCAGGTACATCAGGGCGTTGATGTACTGGTGGGAGAGGTCCACCACGGGGAACAGGACGGTCGTTCCCGGCAGGTTGGACAGGAAGCGGTTGGAGTCGAGGTAGGCCGGGAAGTCGCGCATGCCGTCGGCGACGTCCAGGCGGTGGTCGAGGACGCGGACCTTCGCCTGCCGTGCCCGCTCCACCAGGGTGGTCGCGTCGAGGGGCGTGGAGGGGGCCGGGGGCAGGCGGCGCAGGAAGTACGTGCCCGAGTCGTTGATCAGGAAGAAGTGCGTGCCCTGCGCGTTGTCGGGGCTGCCCGCGGTACGGCCCGCCATGGTCATGTTGGGCTTGGCCATGATGGGCTTGCCGTCACGCGGATCGTCGAAGGGGCGGTCCGGCATGGTGAGCCCGGTGCACCCGGTCAACGCGACCAGCACCGCCTCCTCCAGCTCGGACAGGGGCCGCGGCTCGTGCGGCGACCGGTAGCTCATCGACCCCGCGGGGACGGCGGCGCCGCGGCTCACCCGGTGAGTGCGGCGCCGCCAGACCGTCTCCAGGAGGGGCCGGGCGAAGAGGTCACCCAGGCCCGGGTGGCCGGGGCCGGGGCCCGCCGTACGCCCGCCCCGGTCCCCCTGCCCGCCCTCAGCCGCCGGCACGTCCGCCCTCGTCCCCCTCGACCGTCTGCTGCACCTGCCGCCACGGCGCGAACGCGCTCGCTCCGCGCGGGAGCAGGCCCGCGAGTTCGGGGCAGTGGCGCAGGAGCACCGTGTTCATGCCGCCCTTCTGGACCCAGTCGATGCCGAGCGGGGTGTAGATCTCGGGGCGGAAGTCGACGGTCAGGAAGCGGTCGCTCTGCAGGCGCCGCGTGGCCATCAGGATGAAGATGCGGAACGCCGTGTCGCTGAAGCCGAAGCCGTGCGGCGGGTTCTCGGCGAACAGGCCGACCACGGTGTCGATCTCGTCGACGGAGCGGTAGACGTCCTTGAGGCGGGCCACCGTCTCGGGGTCCTGCGACAGCTCCTCGAAGCTGCGGATGCGCTGCTTGTGCAGGCCCTCGCGGAAGTCGTTGTAACGGGGCACACCGCGCCTGCGGGTGCGGACGAGGTCGACGACGGACAGGTCGATGAGCTCGCCGTCGCGCTCGAACTGCTGGAGCGCGCGCGGGAAGTTGTGCAGGGTGATCGCGCCGGGATGGGCGATGCCGAAGGAGTAGAGCGTGTCGGCGAGACCCGTCTTGCGGATGGCGCCCTCGGCGGCGCGGCCCTGGATGTCGTTGAACCCGAGGGTCTCCAGGCGCTGCCCGAAGCGGTGCTCGCGCAGCTCGTAGTCGTCGGGGATCAGCGGGTGCATGCGGTAGACGGTGACGAAGTCCTCCGTCAGGGAGTACGGCGTGCTGTGGTGGTCCGGCAGCGTGGCGGGGATGCCGGTCAGCGAGTGGGACTCGAGGAGCCAGAGGCCGAGCTTGTTCAGCCAGCTGTTGGGCGGGCCCTCCCAGTTGGTGTGCAGGCCTATGTCGATCGCCTCGGTGGCGAGGATCGCCGGGGTCCACTCCACCGTATGGATCTTGGCGATGAGGGCGGAGACGACGAGGCGGGCCGTGTGGTAGACGCTCTCCTGGCCCATCGACGGGTAGGCGTGGTGCAGCGCGTCGCAGACCGCGTTGTGCTCGCGGGCGAAGAGCGTGTGCATGACGCTGAGGCCCAGCCACCAGCTGTCGGCGAATCCGGTGAGCGGGACGCCGTTCTGCGCGATGGGCAAGTGGCCCTCTTCGAGGCGGAGTTTGGCCCCGCCGTCCGGCTCGCGCAGGAACCTGGCGGTGTGTTCGTTCTCGCCGTACACCTCGGAGCCGTCCCACCAGTGCGACGCGGTGTTGGCGAAGAGGACGGGCGGCTGGTCGCCGGGGAGTTCGATGCCTTCGTTGTCGGCGAAGCGCATCACGTGCTCCGCGGGCCCGCCGGGGGTGTTGTGCCAGCTGGTGCCGGGCGGCAGCGGCACCTCGACGGACTTGCCGCCGGGCTTGTACCGCCGGTGGTTGACCCAGTCGTGGACCTGGAACTGGATCCAGGCGGCGGCCAGGACGTTCAGGGACGGCGCGGGCAGGAAGGTGTCGCGGTGCAGGAGCTGGCGGCTGACCGTGACGAGGTTCGGGACGTCGAAGAGGTCGGGCCGGTAGACGGGCTTGAGGTTGCGGCCGAATGCGGCGCCCACGGCTCCCATGGACGGCTTGGACAGGTCGTTGTACGTCCCGTCGTAGGACCGGGCGGTGCGCAGCTGCTCGTCGACGGGGGCGGGCACCCGCGTGGTCTTGGGCGGCGCCTCGTGCACGTCGGTGTCGATGAGGTTGAGGCGGCGCAGGGCCTTGCGGAGGAAGACGAGGTTGAGCAGGCTCGCCTCGACCGGCAGCT
The sequence above is a segment of the Streptomyces sp. Je 1-369 genome. Coding sequences within it:
- a CDS encoding peroxidase family protein; its protein translation is MADTGQHQQSYERYMGGSPEAERRLFERMAKELMKVQEKNRRGARAATPERALHAKAALGVENARLRFHDDLLAPLRCGFAQPGAEYQATVRLSNASGIRQADGAPDLRGAAVRVTVSAEESHDLLATNHPVSHARDAREFVAFAKAMAGATTTLQKAVGLFVKLPLAVGVATATRMRRNVRAAARHTVNSLAAETYWSRSAILWGEAGPVRYLLRPAGGSATATRSDPERRDPQYLRRELETRLARQDVTFDLCVQRYVDERRTPVEDGSVEWLESVAPAVPVATLTVPSQDLDTAEARAAGGRVEVTGFNPWFTTDEFRPLGNLNRARKATYEASAAHRHGLRFVTDEPLRNTVLGVPVSAAFRLLNRYVPWHKLPVEASLLNLVFLRKALRRLNLIDTDVHEAPPKTTRVPAPVDEQLRTARSYDGTYNDLSKPSMGAVGAAFGRNLKPVYRPDLFDVPNLVTVSRQLLHRDTFLPAPSLNVLAAAWIQFQVHDWVNHRRYKPGGKSVEVPLPPGTSWHNTPGGPAEHVMRFADNEGIELPGDQPPVLFANTASHWWDGSEVYGENEHTARFLREPDGGAKLRLEEGHLPIAQNGVPLTGFADSWWLGLSVMHTLFAREHNAVCDALHHAYPSMGQESVYHTARLVVSALIAKIHTVEWTPAILATEAIDIGLHTNWEGPPNSWLNKLGLWLLESHSLTGIPATLPDHHSTPYSLTEDFVTVYRMHPLIPDDYELREHRFGQRLETLGFNDIQGRAAEGAIRKTGLADTLYSFGIAHPGAITLHNFPRALQQFERDGELIDLSVVDLVRTRRRGVPRYNDFREGLHKQRIRSFEELSQDPETVARLKDVYRSVDEIDTVVGLFAENPPHGFGFSDTAFRIFILMATRRLQSDRFLTVDFRPEIYTPLGIDWVQKGGMNTVLLRHCPELAGLLPRGASAFAPWRQVQQTVEGDEGGRAGG